One region of Trichoderma breve strain T069 chromosome 7 map unlocalized scaffold00007, whole genome shotgun sequence genomic DNA includes:
- a CDS encoding short chain dehydrogenase domain-containing protein produces MVSYKEVQASNALINDATAPRVSVFVGGTSGIGKFTIKALVSTGASVRIYLVGRKSSEESARAFIQELNAINPKAEIVWTEGEASLLAEVKRICELIKKTESRVDLLFLTAGYAPFGTRKETSEGVEVAQSLEYYSRMLFIHHLLPVLGASEAPRVISVLGGGLEKSSVNVDDLDLKNPGNFSGIKAQIQYVTMNTAYLEKLAIQNPNVTFIHSWPGWVSTGNVRRGWDEGSIVARIFWFVLEPIIYLFGFSDEESGQRNLFQCTSAAFGGRGIPWGGKKGVNSLEKSEDGLFLVSYNCDCTPNAKALPGLRESSQEKIWDHTQKVLQPYL; encoded by the coding sequence ATGGTTTCCTACAAAGAAGTACAAGCCTCCAACGCACTCATCAACGACGCAACGGCACCCCGTGTCTCCGTTTTCGTCGGCGGCACATCAGGCATCGGAAAGTTTACAATCAAAGCCCTTGTGTCCACGGGTGCCAGCGTGAGAATCTACCTCGTCGGACGCAAGAGCTCTGAAGAGTCCGCGCGCGCTTTTATCCAAGAGCTAAACgccatcaaccccaaggcGGAAATCGTTTGGACCGAGGGCGAGGCCTCGCTTCTCGCTGAAGTCAAGAGAATATGCGAGCTCATCAAAAAGACGGAATCACGCGTCGATTTGCTGTTTCTTACAGCGGGCTATGCGCCATTCGGTACGCGGAAGGAGACTAGTGAGGGGGTGGAAGTCGCACAGAGCTTGGAATATTATTCGCGGATGCTgttcatccatcatcttcttcctgtCCTAGGTGCATCTGAGGCTCCCAGGGTCATCAGTGTCCTGGGCGGTGGGCTGGAGAAGTCAAGTGTCAATGTGGATGACCTGGACTTGAAGAATCCCGGAAATTTCAGCGGCATTAAAGCACAAATACAATACGTAACTATGAACACGGCCtatctggagaagctggccatcCAAAATCCTAATGTGACGTTCATCCACTCCTGGCCCGGATGGGTCAGCACGGGAAACGTGAGGAGGGGCTGGGATGAAGGCTCGATTGTAGCTCGAATCTTTTGGTTTGTCCTCGAGCCAATCATCTATCTATTTGGGTTTAGCGACGAGGAGTCTGGGCAGAGGAACCTGTTTCAATGTACCAGTGCTGCATTTGGTGGTCGTGGTATACCAtggggagggaagaagggagtCAACTCCCTCGAAAAGTCGGAAGATGGACTATTTCTCGTCAGCTACAACTGCGACTGCACTCCGAATGCTAAAGCATTGCCTGGACTTCGGGAATCGTCACAAGAAAAGATTTGGGATCACACGCAAAAAGTTCTTCAACCATATCTATAA